The genomic stretch CAGGTCCTCGGCGAGCTGCCAGGCGCCCCAGCGGGTGCCCATGCCGAGTATGCCCTTGGGGCCGGCGTAGAAGACCGAGTTCGACTGCTGCTCGGCGCTGAGCCGGGCCAGCGACTGGCGCAGCTCCTCGGCCGCCGTCTCGTTCGGACCGCGCGGCACCGCCTCGGGGACCTTGGCGCCGACGCTGGTGCCCGAGAGCAGGCCGTCCCAGCGGGCCCGCAGATCCTTGGCCGTGCGCTCGCAGATCTGCTTCGCCCAGAACCAGCCGAGCACAGGCAGGACGACGGCCGCCCGGGCGTACCACGCCCAGAAGCCGTTGAACGGCATCTTGATCAGGAACAGCGCGGCGACCACGCCCACGGCGAGGAGCAGGGCGGTGGCGAGCGCCCCGGCCCGCTTGTCCTCGCGCCGGGCGATGAACGTGCGCAGCTGGAAGACGAGCAGCCAGGCGATCAGCCCCGGCAGGAAGAGCACCCCGCACAGGACCGTCACGGCCGTCAGGCGGTTGTCGCGCTCCCGGCGGATGTTGTTGGCCGCGAGACAGTGCTCGACGACGACCTGGGGCTCCGAGCCGAAGGACTGGATGAGCGGCTTGCGGCCGGGAGCGAGCATCCGGGCGACCACAGCCCGCGAGAACGCCTCACCCAGATTGGGCCGCAGCAGCGCGATCCGGCCGGCCTTCACGGTCGACTGATGCCATTCGTTGTCGGCCTTCTTGATCTCCTCGATCGAGCTGTCCCGGTACGCCGCGGAGGCCAGCGCGGAGGTCGCCGCCTGACCCGCGCCGCCCGAGACGGGCACCTGGGGCCCGTCCCACTCCGTTCCCAACGACATTCCGCCCCCTCGGCCGCCGGCGTTCTCTGCGGCCTTCCCGACTTCCACGCTCCGCACACCTGTTGAACAGGCCGTCGCGTCGATTACCCGTCAGCACCGGACGACTGCGGCACCACGCGATCAGGTGATCAGCGTATCCGCCGCCACCGACAACCCGCGGGCGGACGGCCGAAGCCGCCCGCCCGCACACCCGGCCGAGGGCCGGTGAACTACCCGTTCTCGCCCGCCTGTTCGCGGATCCGCTCGGCGATCTGCGGCGGCATCGGCTCGTGCCGGGCGTAGACGCGGTCGAAACGAGCCGTGCCGTGCGACAGCGAGCGCAGGTCCACCGCGTACCGGCCGATCTCGAACTCGGGCACCTCGGCCCGGATCAAGGTCCGTCCCGAACCCACCTGCTCGGTGCCGAGCACCCGGCCGCGCCGTCCGGACAGGTCACTCATCACCGCGCCCACGTAGTCGTCGCCGACCAGCACGGACACCTCGGCCACCGGCTCCAGCAGGTGGATCCTGGCGTCCGCCGCCGCCTCGCGCAGCGCGAGCGCGCCCGCGGTCTGGAAGGCGGCGTCGGAGGAGTCCACCGAGTGCGCCTTGCCGTCCAGCAGCGTGATCCGCACGTCCACCAGCGGATAGCCGGCGGCGACCCCCTTGGCGGCCTGGGCCCGTACACCCTTCTCCACGGACGGGATGAACTGCCGCGGTACGGCACCGCCGACCACCTTGTCCACGAACTCGATACCCGAGCCGCCCGGCAGCGGCTCCACCTCGATCTCGCAGATGGCGTACTGGCCGTGCCCGCCGGACTGTTTCACATGCCGCCCGCGCCCGGTGGCCTTGTTCGCGAACGTCTCCCGGAGGGAGACCTTGTGCGGGACGACGTCGACCTGGACGCCGTAGCGGCTGCGCAGCCGTTCCAGGGCGACGTCCGCATGGGCCTCGCCCAGGCACCACAGGACCACCTGGTGGGTGTCCTGGTTCTGCTCCAGACGCATCGTCGGGTCCTCGGCCACCAGCCTGGACAGGCCCTGCGAGAGTTTGTCCTCGTCGGCCTTGCTGTGCGCGTGGATGGCGATCGGCAGCAGCGGGTCGGGCATCCGCCAGGGCTCCATCAGCAGCGGGTCGTCCTTCGCGGAGAGAGTGTCCCCGGTCTCGGCGCGGCCGAGCTTGGCCACGCACACCAGGTCGCCGGCGACGGCATGCGTCACCGGGCGCTGCTGCTTGCCGAAGGGCATGGACAGGGCGCCGACCTTCTCGTCGACGTCGTGGTCCTCGTGTCCGCGGTCGGCCAGTCCGTGCCCCGAGATGTGCACCGTCTGGTCGGGGCGCACGGTGCCGGAGAAGACGCGGACCAGCGAGACCCGGCCGACGTAGGGGTCGGAGGAGGTCTTGACGACCTCGGCGACCAGCGGCCCGCCGGTGTCGCACGGCTTCAGCTGCCGCGGCTTGCCGTCGATGGTGGTGACGTCCGGCAGCGGGTGCTCGAACGGGGTCGGGAAACCGCCGGTGACCAGCTCCAGCAGCTCGACCGTGCCGAGCCCGTGTTTGGCGCCCTCGGCCGCGGGGGCGGCGGCCAGGACCGGGAAGAAGGAGCCGCGGGCGACCGCCCGCTCCAGATCCTCGATCAGCGTCTTGATGTCGATCTGCTCACCGCCGAGATAGCGGTCCATGAGGGTCTCGTCCTCGCTCTCCGCGATGATCCCCTCGATGAGCCGGTTGCGGGCCTCCTCCATGTCCGGCAGCTGGTCCGCGCCGGGCTCGGACTTCTTGCGCTCCCCGGTCGAGTAGTCGAACAGCTTCTGTGACAGCAGCCCGACCAGACCGGTCACGGCCGCGTGCCCGTCGGGGCCCTCGGGGCCGCGCTGCGGCAGGTACAGCGGCAGCACGGCGTCGGGGTCGTCACCGCCGAAGGCCTCCGCGCAGACCCGGGTCATCTCCTCGAAGTCCGCGCGCGCGGCCTCCAGGTGCGTGATCACGATCGCGCGCGGCATGCCGACGGCTGCGCACTCCTCCCAGACCATCCGGGTCGAGCCGTCCACACCGTCCGAGGCCGAGACCACGAAGAGGGCCGCGTCCGCGGCGCGCAGACCGGCCCTCAGCTCCCCGACGAAGTCGGCGTACCCGGGGGTGTCGAGGAGGTTGATCTTGATGCCGTCCCATTCGACCGGCACCAGGGACAGCTGTACGGAGCGCTGCTGCCGGTGCTCGATCTCGTCGTAGTCCGAGACGGTGCCGCCGTCCTCGACGCGGCCCGCCCGGTTCACCGCCCCCGCACTCAGCGCGAGGGCCTCCACCAGGGTCGTCTTGCCCGAACCGGAGTGGCCGACCAGCACCACGTTCCGTACAGACGCGGGCTGGTCGGCCTCGAGAGCCCTGCCGGCGGCCCCGGGGTGGTGTGTCTGTGCCTTGTCGCCCATGATCCTGCCTCCCGTGCACGGTGAGGTCACTGTGGGCGCGGACACGCGGGACCCGCGTGGTGTGGCGGCTCCGGCGACGCCCGCGGTTATTCGAGCTTTCCACTCCCGTCACGCTGCGTCCATACGAACGACAGCCAAGGACGCCGGGCGTGCCTCGCGCGCCCCGCGCACGGTGGCGTACACCGGTTCGCGCCACGGGCTGTGGGTGCCCGCCCGTCACGCACGCGCGCGCGTGGCTACGATGGGCCAGCCGGAGGCCACCAGGGCCGCGGCGACACGACCTTCGGGAAGGCCATGCTGAACAAGTACGCGCGTGCATTCTTCACGCGTGTCCTCACACCGTTCGCCGCTTTTCTCATCCGGCGGGGGGTGAACCCCGACACGGTCACGCTCATCGGCACGGCCGGTGTGGTCGCGGGCGCGCTGGTCTTCTACCCCAGGGGCGAGTTCTTCTGGGGCACGGTCGTGATCACCCTGTTCGTCTTCTCCGACCTGGTCGACGGCAACATGGCCCGCCAGCTGGGCCGCTCCAGCCGCTGGGGCGCCTTCCTGGACTCCACCCTCGACCGGGTCGCCGACGGTGCGATCTTCGGCGGTTTCGCGCTCTGGTACGCGGGCAACGGCAACGACAACGTCCTGTGCGCCGTCTCGATCTTCTGTCTGGCCAGCGGCCAGGTGGTGTCGTACACCAAGGCGCGCGGCGAGTCGATCGGGCTGCCGGTCGCCGTCAACGGGCTCGTCGAACGCGCCGAGCGGCTGGTGATCTCGCTGGTCGCGGCCGGTCTCGCCGGCCTGCACACGTTCGGTGTGCCGGGCATCCAGTGGCTGCTGCCGATCGCCCTGTGGATCGTCGCGGCGGGCAGCCTCGTCACGCTGATCCAGCGTGTCGTCACGGTCCGCCGCGAGTCCGCCGAGGCGGAGGCGGCCCAGCAGAACGCCGAGGCAGCGAAGTGAGCGCCGGCGAACGGCTCACCGACGCGCTGTACGGCATCGGCTGGAGCACCGTCAAGAACCTGCCCGAACCTGTCGCGGTCCGCCTCGGCCGCACCATCGCCGACGCCGTCTGGAAACAGCGCGGCAAGGGTGTGCAGCGCCTGGAGTCGAACTACGCGCGCGTGGTGCCGAACGCGACGCCCGAGCGCCTCGCCGAGCTCTCCCGCGCGGGCATGCGCTCGTACCTGCGCTACTGGATGGAGTCCTTCCGGCTCCCGGCCTGGAGCCGCGAGCGGGTGAAGACCGGCTTCGACCCGAAGGACATCCACTACCTCACCGACGGCCTCGCCTCCGGCCAGGGCGTGATCCTCGCCCTGCCGCACATGGCCAACTACGACCTGGCCGGCGCCTGGGTCACCACCAAGCTGGAGACGCCCTTCACGACCGTCGCCGAGCGCCTGAAGCCCGAGACGCTCTACGACCGCTTCGTCGCCTATCGCGAGGGCCTCGGCATGGAGGTCCTGCCGCACAGCGGCGGCTCCGCCTTCGGCACCCTGGCCCGGCGGCTGCGCGACGGCGGCCTGGTCTGCCTGGTCGCCGACCGGGACCTGTCCGCCTCCGGCGTCGAGGTCGACTTCTTCGGCGAGAAGACCCGGATCCCCGCGGGCCCGGCCCTGCTCGCCCAGCAGACCGGCGCGCTGCTGCTGCCGGTCACGCTCTGGTACGACGACTCGCCCGTCATGCAGGGCCAGGTGCACCCCCCGATCGAGGTACCGGAGTCAGGTACGCGGGCCGAGAAGACGTCTGTCATGGCACAGGCGCTGGCCGACGCCTTCGCCACCGGGATCGCCGACCATCCGGAGGACTGGCACATGCTCCAGCGGCTGTGGCTCGCCGACCTCGACCCCGCGAAGGGACCCTCGTGAGAATCGGGATCGTCTGCCCGTACTCCTGGGACGTGCCCGGCGGCGTCCAGTTCCACATCCGCGACCTCGCCGAGTACTTCCTGCGCCTCGGCCACGAGGTCTCCGTGCTCGCCCCGGCCGACGACGACACCCCCCTGCCGCCGTACGTCGTCTCGGCCGGCCGCGCGGTCCCGGTGCCGTACAACGGCTCGGTGGCCCGGCTGAACTTCGGCTTCCTGTCGGCCGCGCGGGTGCGGCGCTGGCTGCACGAGGGCGCCTTCGACGTGGTCCACATCCACGAGCCGACCTCACCCTCGCTGGGCCTGCTGACCTGCTGGGCGGCCTCCGGCCCGATCGTGGCCACCTTCCACACCTCCAATCCGCGCTCGCGCGCGATGATCGCCGCGTACTCCATCCTCCAGGCCGCCCTGGAGAAGATCAGCGCGCGGATCGCGGTCAGCGAGTACGCCCGCCGGACGCTGGTCGAGCACCTCGGCGGGGACGCGGTGGTCATCCCCAACGGCGTCGACGTGGACTTCTTCGCCAAGGCCGAGCCGAAGTCCGAGTGGCAGGGTGGCACGATCGGATTCATAGGCCGGATCGACGAGCCCCGTAAGGGCCTGCCCGTGCTGATGAACGCCCTGCCGAAAATCGTGGCCGCCCGCCCGCAGACCCGGCTGCTGATCGCCGGCCGCGGCGACGAGGAGGCCGCCGTCGAGAATCTGCCGAAGGAGCTGCGCTCGCGCGTCGAGTTCCTCGGCATGATCAGCGACGAGGACAAGGCCCGCCTGCTCCGCAGCGTCGACCTGTACGTCGCGCCCAACACCGGCGGAGAGAGTTTCGGCATCATCCTGGTCGAGGCCATGTCGGCGGGCGCCCCCGTGCTCGCCTCCGACCTGGACGCCTTCGTCCAGGTTCTCGACCAGGGCGAGGCAGGCGAGGTCTTCGCCAACGAGGACGCCGACGCGCTCGCCGAAGCGGCCGTACGACTGCTGGCGGACCCGGCACGCCGCGCCGAGCTGCGCGAACACGGCAGTGCCCATGTGCGGCGGTTCGACTGGTCGACGGTCGGCGCGGACATCCTGTCCGTCTACGAGACGGTCACGGCCGGCGCGGCGGCGGTCGCGACGGACGAGCGGACGACGGGCCTACGGGCACGCTTCGGGCTGGCACGGGACTGACGGGGCTCGCGGGTTCGACGAGCGTTGTGTGACCGGTGGGCTTAGCGGGGCGGAGGGGCCTTTCGGGACTGGCGTTTCGAGTTGGCTTACGGGTCTGTCGGGCTCGTGGGTTCGACGGGCGTTGTGTGATCGGTGGGCTGCGCGGGATGGAAGGGTCTCTCGGGACTGGCGGGCTTCGAGCCCAGTCCGTCGGACCGACAGGCTTCGAGGGCCGCCGGAGTGTGCCGATAGCCTTCGGCGGTGACCGCAACCCTCATCTGGATCCTCGTCGCGCTCGTCGCGATCGGCGTGTACCTCAGCTGGACGGCCGGGCGGCTGGACCGGCTGCACGTGCGGATGGACGCCGCGCGGGCCGCGCTCGACGCGCAGCTGCTGCGCCGGGCCTCCGTCGCGCAGGAACTCGCGACCTCGGGCGTGCTGGACCCGGCCGCCTCGATCGTGCTGTACGAGGCCGCGCACGCGGCTCGGCAGGCCGAGGAGGAGCAGCGGGAGGTCGCCGAGAGCGAGCTGAGCCAGGCGCTGCGCGCGGTCTTCGAGGACCCCGCTCAGGTGGAGGCCGTACGGGAGGCCCCGGGCGGCGAGGAGGCGGCCCGTGAGCTGGCCGAGGCCGTCCGCCGGGTCCCCATGGCCCGCCGCTTCCACAACGACGCCGTGGGGGCCGCCCGCCGGCTGCGTGAGCACCGCAAGGTCCGCTGGTTCCGGCTGGCCGGCCACGCCCCGTTCCCGCTGGCCTTCGAGATGGACGACGAGCCCCCCTTGGCCCTGGTGGAGCGGGCCGCCTGAACCCCGGGGGAACCTTCCCTGGACGAAAAGGATCCACCGGCTTGCTATTGGCCCTTGCTGTGGCCTGGTCCACTCGCGTTTCCTCATCGGTGCAGAAATCCTCTTTCCCGTCAGTGAGGTCACCCGTGTCCACCACCGAGAACCAGGCTCCCGAGACCGGCACCGCCCGCGTGAAGCGCGGTATGGCCGAGCAGCTCAAGGGCGGCGTGATCATGGACGTCGTCACGCCGGAGCAGGCGAAGATCGCCGAGGACGCGGGCGCCGTGGCCGTCATGGCCCTGGAGCGGGTCCCGGCCGACATCCGCAAGGACGGCGGCGTGGCCCGTATGTCCGACCCGGACATGATCGAGGGCATCATCGACGCCGTCTCCATCCCGGTCATGGCCAAGTCCCGCATCGGCCACTTCGTCGAGGCCCAGGTCCTGCAGTCCCTCGGCGTCGACTACATCGACGAGTCCGAGGTCCTCACCCCGGCCGACGAGGTCAACCACTCCGACAAGTGGGCCTTCACCACCCCGTTCGTGTGTGGTGCCACCAACCTGGGCGAAGCCCTGCGCCGCATCGCCGAGGGCGCCGCGATGATCCGCTCCAAGGGCGAGGCCGGCACCGGCAACGTCGTCGAGGCCGTGCGCCACCTGCGCCAGATCAAGAACGAGATCGCCAAGCTGCGCGGCTTCGACAACCACGAGCTGTACGCCGCCGCCAAGGAGCTGCGCGCCCCGTACGAGCTGGTCAAGGAGGTCGCCGAGCTCGGCAAGCTCCCGGTGGTCCTCTTCTCCGCCGGCGGTGTGGCCACCCCGGCCGACGCGGCCCTGATGCGCCAGCTCGGCGCCGAGGGCGTGTTCGTCGGCTCCGGCATCTTCAAGTCCGGCGACCCGGCCAAGCGCGCCGCCGCCATCGTGAAGGCCACCACCTTCTACGACGACCCGAAGATCATCGCCGACGCGTCCCGCAACCTCGGCGAGGCCATGGTCGGCATCAACTGCGACACCCTCCCCGAGACCGAGCGCTACGCCAACCGCGGCTGGTAAGGGCACCGGACCACATGAACATCCCCGTCATAGGCGTCCTGGCCCTCCAGGGCGACGTACGGGAGCACCTCATCGCCCTGGCCGCGGCCGACGCCGTGGCCAGGCCGGTGCGGCGCCCCGAGGAACTCGCCGAGGTCGACGGTCTCGTCCTGCCCGGCGGCGAGTCCACCACCATCTCCAAGCTGGCCATCCTGTTCGGCGTGATGGAGCCCCTCCGCGCGCGCGTGCAGGACGGCATGCCCGTCTATGGCACCTGCGCCGGCATGATCATGCTCGCCGACAAGATCCTCGACCCGCGTTCGGGCCAGGAGACGATCGGCGGCATCGACATGATCGTGCGCCGCAACGCCTTCGGCCGCCAGAACGAGTCGTTCGAGGCCGCTGTCGACGTGCGGGGCATCCCGGGCGATCCTGTGGAGGGCGTCTTCATCCGCGCTCCCTGGGTGGAGTCCGTGGGCGCCGCGGCCGAGGTGCTCGCCGAGCACGACGGCCACATCGTCGCCGTCCGCCAGGGCAACGCGCTCGCCACGTCGTTCCATCCGGAACTGACCGGCGACCACCGTGTGCACTCCCTGTTCGTCGACATGGTGCGCGCCAACGGGACCTCGGAGTCCTTGTAGGATCTCTGGCGTTCGTTCATAGATGGGTTACGCGAAGGAGACAGGCAGATGTCCGGCCACTCTAAATGGGCCACGACGAAGCACAAGAAGGCCGTGATCGACGCCAAGCGCGGCAAGCTCTTCGCGAAGCTCATCAAGAACATCGAGGTCGCGGCACGCATGGGCGGCGTCGACCTCGACGGCAACCCGACGCTCTACGACGCCGTCCAGAAGGCCAAGAAGCAGTCGGTCCCGAACAAGAACATCGACTCCGCGATCAAGCGCGGTGGCGGTCTCGAAGCCGGTGGCGCCGACTACGAGACGATCATGTACGAGGGCTACGGCCCGAACGGTGTCGCGGTGCTCATCGAGTGCCTCACCGACAACCGCAACCGCGCCGCCTCCGACGTACGTGTCGCCATGACCCGCAACGGCGGCAACATGGCCGACCCGGGCTCGGTGTCGTACATGTTCAGCCGCAAGGGCGTCGTCATCGTCCCCAAGGGCGAGCTGAGCGAGGACGACGTGCTCGGCGCGGTCCTGGACGCGGGCGCCGAGGAGGTCAACGACCTCGGCGAGACCTTCGAGGTCATCAGCGAGGCCACCGACCTGGTCGAGGTCCGCTCCGCCCTCCAGGAGGCCGGCATCGACTACGACTCGGCCGAGTCCAGCTTCGTGCCGTCCGTCCAGGTCGAGCTGGACGAGGACGGCGCCAGGAAGATCTTCAAGCTCATCGACGCGCTCGAGGACAGCGACGACGTGCAGAACGTCTTCGCCAACTTCGACGTGAGCGACGAGATCATGGAGAAGGTCGACGCGTAACGCCGCCGCGCGCTGCGCAGGTCTCACGGGCCGACGGGACAACCCGTCGGCCCGTCGCCGTGCCGGGCGCCGGTGCATCGCGTTGTCAGTGTCAACCGATAGCCTGCACAAACAGCTGATCGAGTCGGCGAAGGGAGGGGGCGCGGTGCGCGTGCTGGGGGTGGACCCGGGGCTGACCCGGTGTGGTGTCGGGGTCGTGGAGGGGGTCGCGGGCCGTCCGCTCACCATGCTCGGCGTCGGTGTCGTCCGCACGCCCGTCGATGCCGACCTCAGCCACCGCCTCCTCGCCGTCGAGCAGGGCATAGAGCAGTGGCTGGACGAGCACCGGCCCGAGTTCGTCGCCGTCGAGCGCGTCTTCAGCCAGCACAACGTCCGTACGGTGATGGGCACCGCCCAGGCCAGCGCCGTGGCCATGCTGTGCGCCGCCCGACGCGGCATCCCCGTCGCCCTGCACACCCCGAGCGAGGTCAAGGCGGCCGTCACCGGCACCGGCCGTGCCGACAAGGCGCAGGTCGGCGCCATGGTTACCCGGCTGCTGCGGCTCTCCGCACCGCCCAAGCCCGCCGACGCCGCCGACGCCCTCGCGCTCGCCATCTGCCACATCTGGCGCGCCCCCGCGCAGAACCGGCTCCAGCAGGCGGTCGCCCGCCACACAGTCAACGCAACGAAAGGCCGTACGGCATGATCGCCTTCGTCAGCGGCACGGTCGCCGCGCTCGCCCCGGACGCCGCGGTCGTCGAGGTCGGCGGCGTCGGCATGGCCGTCCAGTGCACGCCGAACACGCTGTCCACGCTCCGTGTCGGCCAGCCCGCCAAGCTGCACACCTCGCTCGTCGTCCGCGAGGAATCGCTGACGCTGTACGGCTTCGGCGACGACGACGAGCGCCAGGTCTTCGAGCTGCTGCAGACCGCGAGCGGCGTCGGCCCGCGCCTGGCCCAGGCGATGCTCGCCGTGCACACCCCGGACGCGCTGCGCCGCGCCGTCGCCACCGGTGACGAGAAGTCACTCACCGCGGTCCCCGGCATCGGCAAGAAGGGTGCGCAGAAGCTGCTGCTGGAGCTGAGGGACCGGCTCGGCGAGCCGATGGGGACGGCGCCCGCGATCGGCGCGCCGGTCACCCAGGGCTGGCGCGACCAGCTGCACGCGGCCCTGATCGGCCTCGGCTACGCCACCCGCGAGGCCGACGAGGCCGTCGCCGCCGTGGCCCCGCAGGCCGAGGCCGCAGGCGTGCCGCCCCAGGTGGGTCAGCTGCTGAAGGCCGCCCTGCAGACCCTGAACCGCGCCCGCTGACCCCCACGACGATCGAGGCTCCACACATGAACTGGGACGACACGACCGACACCCCCGCCCCCGAGCGGCTCGTCGGTGCGTCCGCCGACCGGGAGGACCAGGCTGTCGAGGCCGCCCTGCGCCCCAAGGACCTCGGCGAGTTCATCGGCCAGGAGAAGGTCCGCGAACAGCTCGACCTCGTCCTGCGGGCCGCACGCGCGCGGGGCGCCACCGCCGACCATGTGCTGCTCTCCGGCGCGCCCGGCCTCGGCAAGACCACCCTGTCGATGATCATCGCGGCCGAGATGGGCGCCCCCATCCGCATCACCTCCGGCCCCGCCATCCAGCACGCCGGCGACCTCGCCGCGATCCTCTCCTCCCTCCAGGAGGGCGAGGTCCTCTTCCTCGACGAGATCCACCGGATGTCCCGGCCCGCCGAGGAGATGCTGTACATGGCGATGGAGGACTTCCGCGTCGACGTCATCGTCGGCAAGGGCCCCGGCGCCACCGCCATCCCGCTGGAGCTGCCCCCGTTCACCCTGGTCGGCGCGACCACGCGCGCGGGCCTGCTGCCGCCCCCGCTGCGCGACCGCTTCGGCTTCACCGCGCACATGGAGTTCTACGAGCCGCACGAGCTGGAGCGCGTCGTACACCGCTCGGCGCACCTGCTCGATGTCGAGATCGAGCCGGACGGCGCCGCCGAGATCGCCGGGCGCTCCCGGGGCACGCCCCGTATCGCCAACCGCCTGCTGCGCCGTGTCCGCGACTATGCGCAGGTCAAGGCGGACGGCCTGATCACCCGGGAGATCGCCGCGGCCGCCCTCGCCGTCTACGAGGTCGACGGCCGCGGTCTCGACCGTCTCGACCGCGCCGTCCTGGAAGCCCTGCTGAAGCTGTTCGGCGGCGGCCCGGTCGGTCTGTCCACGCTGGCCGTCGCGGTGGGGGAGGAGCGGGAGACCGTCGAGGAGGTCGCCGAACCCTTCCTCGTGCGGGAGGGACTGCTCGCCCGCACGCCACGGGGCCGTGTCGCCACGCCGGCCGCCTGGGCGCACCTCGGCCTGACCCCGCCCCGCTCGGTTACCGGGGGAAACGGACAACAGGATCTGTTCGGGACCTGACGGCGCCGTGATGGCGACGTGATCTCTCCGTGACGGCGGAGGCATTGGCCCGAGCAGGAACCCAGGTGCCATGCTGAGCGTTGTTCCATGCGCGCGGACTCGCTTAGACTCCGCCGATGCCGCCTTTGCGGGCGGCGCCGACCACACCCCCGTCAACAGGCCGCTCTCCGTCGCGGTCGCGCGAAGGAAATTCCGTCCCGTGAATGCCTTTACCCTTCTCCCCTTCATCGTGCTCATCGCGGCCATGTTCCTGATGACACGTTCGGCCAAGAAGAAGCAGCAGCAGGCTGCCAACATGCGGAACGAGATGCAGCCCGGCTCCGGTGTCCGCACGATCGGGGGGATGTACGCGACGGTCAAGGAGGTGGGCGAGGACACGGTCCTCCTCGACGCCGGCCCCGGTGTCGAGCTCCTCTTCGCCAAGAACTCGATCGGCGCCGTTCTCACCGACGACGAGTACAACCGCATCGTCCACGGCATCGAGCACGACCTGAAGTCCGACGCCGACATCGTCCCGGACGACGCCTCCTCCCTCACCGAGAGCGACGAGTCCGACTCGCCCGCTGCCGCCGCCTCCGACGACAAGGCCGTCGACCTCG from Streptomyces roseochromogenus subsp. oscitans DS 12.976 encodes the following:
- a CDS encoding DUF412 family protein, whose amino-acid sequence is MSLGTEWDGPQVPVSGGAGQAATSALASAAYRDSSIEEIKKADNEWHQSTVKAGRIALLRPNLGEAFSRAVVARMLAPGRKPLIQSFGSEPQVVVEHCLAANNIRRERDNRLTAVTVLCGVLFLPGLIAWLLVFQLRTFIARREDKRAGALATALLLAVGVVAALFLIKMPFNGFWAWYARAAVVLPVLGWFWAKQICERTAKDLRARWDGLLSGTSVGAKVPEAVPRGPNETAAEELRQSLARLSAEQQSNSVFYAGPKGILGMGTRWGAWQLAEDLVPADPTREIHPFRSWDVVRVIHDQLARLERGPLNTGGFPKPSIKHWIVTPIGEGANAVSRPEGTDVEAFQVKPHAIQDICNKQQFGSGDRHYLGVQWTLWDGQLILTMLITVTVLHETLRIEVTGHALGPVNSLFTSKPEAPTKEVSKSLKPWETRTVKLPLVDTDEVVRLATRAPLTWYPPLLNWLGGSLDLPEPFGLRHAWADQPWRHRFMADDALRAATPVLRVVHSAAIRVLAENGVDTEKFGTRSGILSGLVQDPTPRKADLYDA
- a CDS encoding elongation factor G-like protein EF-G2, translating into MGDKAQTHHPGAAGRALEADQPASVRNVVLVGHSGSGKTTLVEALALSAGAVNRAGRVEDGGTVSDYDEIEHRQQRSVQLSLVPVEWDGIKINLLDTPGYADFVGELRAGLRAADAALFVVSASDGVDGSTRMVWEECAAVGMPRAIVITHLEAARADFEEMTRVCAEAFGGDDPDAVLPLYLPQRGPEGPDGHAAVTGLVGLLSQKLFDYSTGERKKSEPGADQLPDMEEARNRLIEGIIAESEDETLMDRYLGGEQIDIKTLIEDLERAVARGSFFPVLAAAPAAEGAKHGLGTVELLELVTGGFPTPFEHPLPDVTTIDGKPRQLKPCDTGGPLVAEVVKTSSDPYVGRVSLVRVFSGTVRPDQTVHISGHGLADRGHEDHDVDEKVGALSMPFGKQQRPVTHAVAGDLVCVAKLGRAETGDTLSAKDDPLLMEPWRMPDPLLPIAIHAHSKADEDKLSQGLSRLVAEDPTMRLEQNQDTHQVVLWCLGEAHADVALERLRSRYGVQVDVVPHKVSLRETFANKATGRGRHVKQSGGHGQYAICEIEVEPLPGGSGIEFVDKVVGGAVPRQFIPSVEKGVRAQAAKGVAAGYPLVDVRITLLDGKAHSVDSSDAAFQTAGALALREAAADARIHLLEPVAEVSVLVGDDYVGAVMSDLSGRRGRVLGTEQVGSGRTLIRAEVPEFEIGRYAVDLRSLSHGTARFDRVYARHEPMPPQIAERIREQAGENG
- the pgsA gene encoding phosphatidylinositol phosphate synthase; amino-acid sequence: MLNKYARAFFTRVLTPFAAFLIRRGVNPDTVTLIGTAGVVAGALVFYPRGEFFWGTVVITLFVFSDLVDGNMARQLGRSSRWGAFLDSTLDRVADGAIFGGFALWYAGNGNDNVLCAVSIFCLASGQVVSYTKARGESIGLPVAVNGLVERAERLVISLVAAGLAGLHTFGVPGIQWLLPIALWIVAAGSLVTLIQRVVTVRRESAEAEAAQQNAEAAK
- a CDS encoding phosphatidylinositol mannoside acyltransferase, translated to MSAGERLTDALYGIGWSTVKNLPEPVAVRLGRTIADAVWKQRGKGVQRLESNYARVVPNATPERLAELSRAGMRSYLRYWMESFRLPAWSRERVKTGFDPKDIHYLTDGLASGQGVILALPHMANYDLAGAWVTTKLETPFTTVAERLKPETLYDRFVAYREGLGMEVLPHSGGSAFGTLARRLRDGGLVCLVADRDLSASGVEVDFFGEKTRIPAGPALLAQQTGALLLPVTLWYDDSPVMQGQVHPPIEVPESGTRAEKTSVMAQALADAFATGIADHPEDWHMLQRLWLADLDPAKGPS
- a CDS encoding glycosyltransferase family 4 protein, whose amino-acid sequence is MRIGIVCPYSWDVPGGVQFHIRDLAEYFLRLGHEVSVLAPADDDTPLPPYVVSAGRAVPVPYNGSVARLNFGFLSAARVRRWLHEGAFDVVHIHEPTSPSLGLLTCWAASGPIVATFHTSNPRSRAMIAAYSILQAALEKISARIAVSEYARRTLVEHLGGDAVVIPNGVDVDFFAKAEPKSEWQGGTIGFIGRIDEPRKGLPVLMNALPKIVAARPQTRLLIAGRGDEEAAVENLPKELRSRVEFLGMISDEDKARLLRSVDLYVAPNTGGESFGIILVEAMSAGAPVLASDLDAFVQVLDQGEAGEVFANEDADALAEAAVRLLADPARRAELREHGSAHVRRFDWSTVGADILSVYETVTAGAAAVATDERTTGLRARFGLARD
- a CDS encoding membrane protein; its protein translation is MTATLIWILVALVAIGVYLSWTAGRLDRLHVRMDAARAALDAQLLRRASVAQELATSGVLDPAASIVLYEAAHAARQAEEEQREVAESELSQALRAVFEDPAQVEAVREAPGGEEAARELAEAVRRVPMARRFHNDAVGAARRLREHRKVRWFRLAGHAPFPLAFEMDDEPPLALVERAA
- the pdxS gene encoding pyridoxal 5'-phosphate synthase lyase subunit PdxS; this translates as MSTTENQAPETGTARVKRGMAEQLKGGVIMDVVTPEQAKIAEDAGAVAVMALERVPADIRKDGGVARMSDPDMIEGIIDAVSIPVMAKSRIGHFVEAQVLQSLGVDYIDESEVLTPADEVNHSDKWAFTTPFVCGATNLGEALRRIAEGAAMIRSKGEAGTGNVVEAVRHLRQIKNEIAKLRGFDNHELYAAAKELRAPYELVKEVAELGKLPVVLFSAGGVATPADAALMRQLGAEGVFVGSGIFKSGDPAKRAAAIVKATTFYDDPKIIADASRNLGEAMVGINCDTLPETERYANRGW
- the pdxT gene encoding pyridoxal 5'-phosphate synthase glutaminase subunit PdxT, encoding MNIPVIGVLALQGDVREHLIALAAADAVARPVRRPEELAEVDGLVLPGGESTTISKLAILFGVMEPLRARVQDGMPVYGTCAGMIMLADKILDPRSGQETIGGIDMIVRRNAFGRQNESFEAAVDVRGIPGDPVEGVFIRAPWVESVGAAAEVLAEHDGHIVAVRQGNALATSFHPELTGDHRVHSLFVDMVRANGTSESL